One stretch of Deinococcus fonticola DNA includes these proteins:
- a CDS encoding SCO family protein — protein sequence MKWLTAVLLAIAAVLAGLLVYRSRVPPALSGGTAIDTPVSLPALKLVNDHGKATTLAASDGRMRLVFYGFVHCPDVCPTTLASLKNTYEGLTPEQQSKVRVQFISVDPVVDTPQLVREYLNRFDPAFTGLTGTNEAVNAAAKAMFVGLVDNRPATDHSGHESHAAASPDADHGDKGTSATEAALIHGDQVSIVTADGKFVRVYNNTEALDGTLKHDLPALISKYGS from the coding sequence ATGAAGTGGCTGACTGCTGTTCTCCTCGCCATTGCCGCCGTGCTGGCTGGTCTGCTCGTGTACCGGAGTAGGGTTCCGCCTGCGCTGAGCGGTGGAACGGCCATTGACACTCCGGTCAGTCTACCCGCCCTGAAACTGGTGAACGATCACGGCAAGGCCACCACCCTGGCCGCGTCCGATGGGCGAATGAGGCTGGTGTTTTACGGGTTCGTGCACTGCCCGGACGTTTGCCCCACGACCCTGGCCAGCCTGAAGAACACTTACGAGGGCCTGACGCCCGAGCAGCAGAGCAAGGTGCGCGTGCAGTTCATTTCCGTCGACCCGGTCGTGGACACGCCCCAGCTGGTGCGCGAATACCTGAACCGCTTCGACCCGGCGTTCACGGGGCTGACCGGAACGAACGAGGCCGTCAACGCCGCGGCGAAAGCCATGTTCGTGGGCCTGGTGGATAACCGCCCGGCCACTGACCACAGCGGCCACGAGAGTCACGCCGCCGCCAGCCCGGACGCTGACCACGGCGATAAGGGCACCAGCGCGACCGAGGCGGCCCTCATCCACGGCGATCAGGTCAGCATCGTGACTGCAGACGGCAAATTTGTGCGTGTTTACAACAACACCGAGGCCCTCGACGGCACCCTGAAACACGACCTGCCCGCGCTTATCAGCAAGTACGGCAGTTGA